A genomic stretch from Anaerolinea thermophila UNI-1 includes:
- a CDS encoding LysM peptidoglycan-binding domain-containing protein, whose translation MLWRWLAGGMILFLVVSCSPLPGQGEAVPASPAATASPSLPEVVLTSTPPLPEEILAIVPASQPVQTEEPQMKFWQEPAGCRPSEEQWGETPNEWLAYADSLLGWTRPLAKRALPRIWHPQKKETLPSRDGVYAFDVSDVRPRYLIQQALNALHVAGFAAWLRRDSQGALEILSVPLTPQTLGGVWGEYLQAYWLSPVSSPSGDERIIPTMKLTPCRWMTESGMAPNVPAGTMEQAHWELPDWAEAANAYLAETSEQAYRVAFRINWLGDGENEGPRTMCGPLAWSILYDAQSFPPGYGEWSEGPKTFWLPKPSVNGRPWSLFPSETYLVRRFNEPAGTFDFSQFPLAAGDVLYLYGKGDGFDHVALVTEVDEQGNVYSVTNRVWVEPELRFAIQRMVLYNAHDPTVGILRNEWAKDRINGRTGHGGFEMFRWRWRQKQLNGQTVQIAVEVGDTLPLLAMKWHTPPEQIAAANGLTNDTSLTVGMTVQIP comes from the coding sequence ATGCTCTGGCGTTGGCTGGCAGGAGGAATGATTTTGTTCCTGGTAGTGTCATGCTCTCCTTTGCCGGGACAGGGCGAGGCGGTTCCCGCTTCCCCTGCGGCGACCGCAAGCCCATCCCTGCCAGAGGTTGTTTTGACGTCCACCCCGCCTTTGCCTGAAGAGATCCTGGCAATAGTCCCTGCCTCTCAGCCTGTTCAAACCGAAGAGCCGCAGATGAAGTTTTGGCAGGAACCTGCCGGTTGCCGACCGTCCGAAGAACAATGGGGGGAGACGCCCAATGAATGGCTGGCGTATGCCGACTCTTTGCTGGGATGGACGCGCCCGCTGGCAAAGCGCGCCCTGCCGCGCATCTGGCATCCGCAGAAAAAAGAAACCCTGCCCAGCCGGGACGGCGTGTACGCTTTCGATGTTTCGGATGTCCGACCACGCTATCTTATCCAGCAAGCCCTGAACGCTTTGCACGTTGCCGGTTTTGCCGCCTGGTTGCGCCGTGATTCCCAAGGCGCGCTGGAGATTCTGTCAGTGCCTTTGACACCCCAAACCCTTGGTGGGGTATGGGGGGAATATCTGCAAGCGTACTGGCTCAGCCCGGTTTCTTCTCCCTCAGGGGATGAGCGCATCATTCCGACGATGAAACTCACCCCCTGCCGCTGGATGACGGAATCGGGCATGGCGCCGAATGTACCCGCCGGAACGATGGAGCAAGCCCATTGGGAATTGCCCGATTGGGCAGAAGCGGCAAATGCCTACCTGGCGGAAACGTCCGAACAAGCCTACCGAGTGGCATTTCGCATTAACTGGCTGGGGGATGGTGAGAATGAAGGTCCCCGCACCATGTGCGGACCGCTGGCTTGGTCCATTCTTTACGACGCCCAATCCTTTCCCCCCGGTTACGGCGAGTGGAGCGAAGGGCCGAAAACCTTCTGGCTTCCCAAGCCCAGCGTCAACGGCAGACCCTGGTCGCTTTTCCCGTCGGAAACCTATCTGGTTCGTCGCTTTAATGAACCCGCAGGTACTTTTGACTTTAGCCAGTTCCCGCTGGCGGCGGGGGATGTGCTGTACCTGTACGGCAAAGGCGACGGCTTTGATCATGTGGCACTGGTGACCGAAGTGGATGAGCAGGGGAATGTGTATTCGGTGACCAATCGTGTGTGGGTCGAGCCAGAATTGCGTTTTGCCATTCAGCGGATGGTGCTGTACAACGCCCATGACCCCACAGTGGGTATCCTGCGCAACGAATGGGCAAAAGACCGCATCAACGGGCGCACCGGACACGGCGGTTTTGAGATGTTTCGCTGGCGTTGGCGGCAAAAGCAACTGAATGGACAGACGGTACAGATCGCCGTTGAGGTAGGCGATACCCTGCCGCTTCTGGCGATGAAATGGCACACACCGCCGGAGCAAATCGCGGCGGCGAATGGATTGACAAACGATACAAGTCTTACGGTAGGAATGACGGTACAGATTCCCTGA
- a CDS encoding SDH family Clp fold serine proteinase encodes MDLLNLFWIFLIVSSLAPMVRQQIIASTRLNLLRRLEEKRGSRVIGLIHRQESMSLLGFPIGRYIDIDDSEQVLRAIKLTDPKVPIDIILHTPGGLVLAAEQIANALSRHPAPVTVFVPHYAMSGGTLIALAANQIVMDENAVLGPVDPQLGQYPAASILKVLEQKDINRVDDQTLILADVARKAMVQVKETVRRIACCHYSQEVAERLADELPSGRWTHDYPITVEEARELGLNISTDMPQEVYQLMNLYPQTMQRRPSVEYVPMPYPWRPSSEKGEQR; translated from the coding sequence ATGGATCTGCTCAATTTGTTCTGGATTTTTCTCATCGTTTCCAGCCTGGCGCCCATGGTACGCCAGCAGATTATTGCCAGCACGCGCTTGAATCTGTTGCGCCGTCTGGAAGAAAAACGTGGTTCACGGGTGATTGGGCTGATTCATCGTCAGGAAAGTATGTCTTTGCTGGGCTTCCCCATCGGCAGGTATATTGACATTGACGATTCCGAACAGGTTCTGCGCGCCATTAAACTTACCGACCCGAAAGTACCCATTGATATCATCCTGCACACACCCGGCGGGCTGGTGCTTGCCGCCGAGCAAATCGCCAATGCGCTCTCGCGTCACCCTGCGCCGGTGACGGTTTTTGTCCCGCATTATGCCATGTCCGGCGGAACGTTGATTGCTCTGGCGGCAAATCAAATTGTCATGGATGAAAATGCCGTTCTCGGACCGGTGGACCCGCAACTGGGACAGTATCCGGCGGCGTCTATCCTCAAGGTGCTGGAGCAGAAGGACATTAACCGCGTGGATGACCAGACGCTCATCCTTGCGGATGTGGCTCGCAAAGCCATGGTGCAGGTCAAAGAGACCGTGCGGCGCATTGCCTGCTGTCATTATTCGCAGGAAGTGGCAGAGCGCCTGGCGGATGAATTACCCAGTGGGCGCTGGACGCATGACTATCCCATTACCGTAGAAGAGGCTAGAGAATTGGGGTTGAACATCAGTACGGACATGCCTCAGGAAGTGTATCAATTGATGAATCTCTACCCGCAAACCATGCAGCGGCGTCCCTCGGTAGAATACGTGCCCATGCCCTACCCGTGGCGTCCCTCTTCGGAGAAAGGAGAACAACGATGA
- a CDS encoding phosphoribosyltransferase, giving the protein MLEIKTSSFHYPFVFLEEDSSTVEVELELEKPLPCSSHPQESGFYRPGQIHFQNGHHPLELVLYHNLATAQFIYLHEQPADAHFLRIAGLKEKEIPNSLPITLPGQLCLGAARTALIGKAMQGLFSAPPLREILQQYTQEQIAIFPIAREGLKYQIAEALFDTQGYYCDEIILDAHHVFDHTVPLYNRKVEMTLFKDKDLEPAQRNGVKVAIIGDSIASGLVMREVIEHIRRRFPALERVEVIAPLATVRGLTRLARTSFNGTIPVRAHVFETLLNALPPDYYYSAHFNIPELHIRPDMEQTYRQWWGMDATGQWIADTACAGYGWSEVFYSPRKQIQMINEELHRRHGLTLAEILRRNLQ; this is encoded by the coding sequence GTGTTAGAGATTAAAACTTCCTCTTTTCATTATCCGTTTGTCTTTCTGGAAGAAGATTCTTCCACCGTCGAAGTTGAACTCGAACTCGAAAAACCGCTTCCCTGCTCCAGCCACCCTCAGGAAAGCGGTTTTTATCGTCCCGGGCAGATTCATTTCCAGAATGGTCATCATCCGCTGGAACTGGTGTTGTACCACAACCTGGCAACAGCACAATTCATTTATCTGCACGAACAGCCTGCAGATGCCCATTTTCTACGCATTGCAGGCTTGAAAGAAAAGGAAATTCCCAACAGCCTTCCCATCACCCTGCCGGGGCAATTGTGTCTGGGTGCGGCACGCACTGCACTGATCGGCAAAGCCATGCAGGGATTGTTTTCTGCACCGCCCTTGCGGGAAATCCTGCAACAGTACACACAGGAACAAATTGCCATTTTTCCGATTGCCCGGGAAGGATTGAAATATCAAATTGCCGAAGCCCTGTTCGACACCCAGGGGTATTATTGCGATGAAATCATTCTGGACGCTCATCATGTCTTTGACCATACCGTTCCCCTCTATAACCGCAAGGTGGAAATGACCCTGTTCAAGGACAAAGATCTCGAACCGGCACAACGCAACGGGGTAAAGGTTGCCATCATTGGCGACAGCATTGCCAGCGGGCTGGTGATGCGCGAGGTCATCGAACACATCCGCCGACGTTTTCCGGCGCTGGAACGGGTAGAGGTCATCGCTCCACTGGCAACCGTGCGCGGGTTGACACGGCTGGCGCGCACTTCGTTCAATGGCACGATTCCCGTTCGGGCGCATGTCTTTGAAACCCTGCTCAACGCACTGCCGCCCGATTACTACTACTCCGCGCATTTCAACATTCCCGAACTGCACATCCGCCCGGATATGGAACAAACCTATCGGCAGTGGTGGGGCATGGATGCTACGGGTCAGTGGATTGCCGATACCGCCTGCGCAGGCTACGGCTGGAGCGAGGTATTTTACTCGCCGCGCAAACAAATTCAAATGATTAATGAAGAACTTCATCGGCGGCACGGGCTGACTCTCGCCGAGATTTTGCGACGCAATCTGCAATGA
- a CDS encoding nucleoside phosphorylase, giving the protein MEHPYPILEFDPEPNAILNPHRPNCEPVESTRAVLCFFADILRESLEKGELRIIGMLGTEIGNNPIYLHESPERPPVIVIHPGVGAPLAVGFLEEILTLGVDKVMVCGSCGVLKPEIKVGDALIPVKAVRDEGTSYHYLPPSRSVTASPQAVQALESVCRAMGVPYRTTKTWTTDAFYRETPAKRARRVAEGCEIVEMEASALFALAQFRQVTLGQIVYGGDLVIPEGWDHRSWNHRRDARRLLYEIALETVRQC; this is encoded by the coding sequence ATGGAACACCCCTACCCCATTCTCGAATTCGATCCCGAACCTAACGCCATCCTCAATCCGCACCGCCCGAACTGCGAACCGGTAGAAAGCACGCGAGCGGTACTGTGTTTCTTTGCCGACATTCTCCGGGAAAGTCTGGAAAAAGGCGAACTGCGCATCATCGGCATGCTGGGGACAGAAATCGGCAACAATCCGATTTACCTGCACGAAAGTCCGGAGCGCCCGCCGGTCATCGTCATTCACCCCGGTGTGGGCGCACCTTTGGCAGTGGGATTTCTGGAAGAAATCCTGACGCTGGGCGTGGACAAGGTCATGGTCTGTGGCAGTTGCGGGGTGCTTAAACCCGAAATCAAGGTTGGCGATGCCTTGATACCAGTGAAAGCGGTGCGCGATGAAGGCACATCCTATCATTACCTGCCCCCTTCGCGGAGCGTCACTGCCTCTCCGCAAGCCGTGCAGGCGCTGGAAAGCGTCTGCCGCGCCATGGGCGTGCCTTACCGCACCACCAAAACCTGGACTACCGACGCCTTTTACCGTGAAACCCCCGCTAAACGCGCCCGCCGTGTTGCCGAAGGGTGCGAGATTGTGGAAATGGAAGCATCGGCGCTGTTTGCGCTGGCGCAGTTCCGTCAGGTAACGCTGGGGCAGATTGTCTATGGCGGAGATTTGGTCATTCCCGAAGGCTGGGACCACAGGTCCTGGAACCATCGCCGGGATGCGCGGCGCTTGCTTTACGAAATTGCCCTGGAGACAGTCCGACAATGCTAA
- a CDS encoding DnaJ C-terminal domain-containing protein: MKGMEYKDYYQILGVNRNASDDEIKRAFRKLALKYHPDRNPGNKQAEEKFKEINEAYEVLSDPEKRRRYDQLGDSYFRWQQSGAPGGFDWSQWVSQPAGGVRVEVGDLDDLFGGSFSEFFQSIFGGYARSAGTATAGTRTRTRTARPAPVEYPIQITFEEAYRGGERTLDIDGRRVQVKIPAGADNGTKIRMAGMGQVMPDGTRGDLYLVVEITPDPRFERKGHDIYTEFDLDLYTAVLGGEARLQTPEGAVLLTIPAGTQPGQTFRLAGRGMPYLKNPSQRGDLYARAKVSLPRHLTPEQRALFEQLARLK; the protein is encoded by the coding sequence ATGAAAGGGATGGAATACAAGGACTACTACCAAATTCTTGGTGTGAACCGGAACGCAAGCGATGATGAAATCAAGAGGGCGTTCCGCAAGTTGGCTTTAAAATACCACCCTGACCGCAACCCGGGCAACAAACAAGCCGAAGAAAAATTCAAGGAAATCAACGAGGCTTATGAAGTGCTGAGCGACCCGGAAAAGCGACGGCGTTACGACCAGTTAGGTGACTCGTACTTCCGCTGGCAGCAATCTGGAGCACCCGGCGGCTTTGACTGGAGTCAATGGGTTTCGCAACCAGCCGGCGGGGTACGGGTGGAAGTTGGCGATCTGGACGATTTGTTCGGCGGGAGTTTTTCGGAATTCTTCCAGAGCATCTTTGGCGGGTATGCCAGATCTGCCGGTACCGCCACTGCGGGAACCCGCACCCGCACACGCACGGCGCGCCCTGCGCCGGTAGAGTACCCGATTCAGATTACTTTTGAAGAAGCCTACCGCGGCGGCGAGCGTACCCTGGACATTGACGGGCGGCGCGTTCAGGTCAAAATTCCCGCCGGTGCCGATAACGGCACCAAAATCCGCATGGCAGGCATGGGACAGGTGATGCCCGACGGCACACGGGGCGACCTTTACCTGGTGGTGGAAATCACCCCCGATCCACGCTTTGAACGCAAAGGGCACGATATTTACACCGAGTTCGACCTGGATTTGTACACAGCGGTGCTGGGGGGTGAAGCCCGCTTGCAAACGCCGGAGGGTGCCGTGCTTCTCACCATCCCCGCAGGCACACAACCCGGGCAAACTTTCCGCCTGGCAGGCAGAGGAATGCCATACCTGAAGAACCCTTCCCAACGCGGGGATTTATATGCTCGTGCAAAGGTGAGCCTTCCCCGTCATCTTACCCCTGAACAACGCGCCTTATTTGAACAACTGGCGCGGCTTAAATAA
- a CDS encoding rhomboid family intramembrane serine protease encodes MFPIKDTVHSRSFPVVMWLIIIANTLVFMLELSLGPYRLERFIFRYGLVPARFDLFDPFTWMPVFTHMFLHGGWVHFLSNMWTLFIFGDNVEDRMGSGRFLIFYLMGGVLAGLAQAFIDPTSRIPAIGASGAIAAVLGAYFLFFPGSRVITFIPVFFLPWFIEIPSVIYLGFWFISQLFSGVAALATTSGIASGGVAWWAHIGGFVAGLLLARPFAAGRRYRVWYPDEFFPY; translated from the coding sequence ATGTTTCCCATTAAAGATACCGTCCATTCCCGTTCGTTCCCTGTGGTTATGTGGCTGATCATCATTGCCAACACGCTGGTCTTCATGCTGGAATTGAGCCTGGGACCTTACCGCCTGGAACGCTTCATTTTCCGCTATGGCTTGGTACCGGCGCGTTTTGACCTCTTTGACCCGTTCACCTGGATGCCGGTCTTCACCCATATGTTCCTGCATGGTGGTTGGGTACACTTCCTGAGCAATATGTGGACGCTGTTCATCTTTGGCGATAACGTGGAGGACCGCATGGGCTCAGGACGCTTCCTGATCTTTTACCTGATGGGCGGTGTGCTGGCGGGACTGGCGCAAGCCTTTATCGATCCCACCTCTCGTATTCCTGCCATCGGTGCCAGTGGAGCCATTGCCGCGGTGCTGGGCGCTTACTTTCTGTTCTTCCCTGGCTCGCGGGTGATTACTTTTATCCCGGTGTTTTTCCTGCCGTGGTTTATTGAAATTCCTTCTGTGATCTATCTTGGTTTCTGGTTCATTTCCCAGTTGTTCTCCGGCGTTGCCGCGCTGGCTACCACCAGCGGAATAGCCAGTGGCGGTGTGGCGTGGTGGGCGCACATTGGCGGGTTTGTGGCAGGGCTATTGCTTGCCCGTCCTTTTGCCGCCGGTCGGAGATATCGTGTCTGGTATCCGGATGAATTCTTCCCTTATTGA
- a CDS encoding S1C family serine protease produces MKHRISLFFGVIFLALVTLACRFTLPETLQPIPSPTAAAPVTVQTPAVEPPASVSVPDLVSHQDRLVALYEQVNPGVVSLQVLTETGGSQGSGFVYDREGHIITNFHVVDGATDLEVDFPSGIKVRGEVIGTDPDSDLAVVKVNVPPEELHPLPLGSGEAVKVGQTVVAIGNPFGLSSTMTLGIVSAKGRTLESLREAPQGGFFSTGGLIQTDAAINPGNSGGPLLNLNGEVIGVNRAIRTTTMTALGEPTNSGIGFAVNVDIVARVVPELIKNGKYDYPYLGVSSQEEITLMMQEALGLPRATGAYVLEVRPNSPAARAGLRAGTRSSSIPGLPAGGDLIIAVDGRPVRVFGDLLSYLMIYKRPGDTIVLTILRDNKEMEVTVTLDKRP; encoded by the coding sequence ATGAAACATCGCATTTCCCTGTTTTTTGGCGTGATCTTCCTTGCCCTAGTCACCCTTGCCTGCCGTTTTACACTTCCCGAAACGCTCCAACCCATTCCCAGCCCCACCGCCGCAGCGCCCGTGACCGTCCAGACTCCCGCGGTTGAACCACCTGCCAGCGTTTCAGTCCCCGACCTGGTTTCTCATCAGGACCGGCTGGTAGCGTTATACGAACAGGTCAATCCCGGTGTGGTGAGTTTACAGGTGCTGACCGAAACTGGCGGCAGTCAGGGGTCGGGCTTCGTCTATGACCGCGAAGGGCACATTATCACTAATTTCCATGTGGTGGACGGTGCCACGGATTTAGAAGTGGATTTTCCCTCGGGGATTAAGGTGCGCGGGGAAGTCATCGGCACCGACCCGGACTCGGATTTGGCGGTGGTCAAAGTGAACGTCCCGCCAGAGGAACTTCATCCTCTCCCCCTGGGCAGTGGCGAAGCCGTCAAAGTGGGACAAACGGTGGTTGCCATCGGCAACCCCTTTGGACTCTCCAGCACCATGACGCTGGGAATCGTCTCCGCCAAGGGGCGAACGCTGGAATCGCTGCGCGAAGCGCCGCAGGGGGGCTTTTTCTCCACCGGCGGTTTGATTCAGACCGACGCCGCCATTAACCCGGGCAACTCAGGCGGACCCCTGTTGAATCTGAACGGCGAAGTCATTGGCGTGAACCGCGCCATCCGCACAACCACCATGACCGCGCTGGGCGAACCCACCAACAGTGGAATTGGCTTTGCGGTTAATGTTGACATCGTGGCACGAGTTGTGCCAGAATTGATTAAGAACGGGAAATATGATTATCCCTACCTGGGGGTGAGCAGTCAGGAGGAAATTACCCTGATGATGCAGGAAGCCTTGGGATTACCCCGTGCAACCGGAGCGTACGTTCTGGAAGTACGCCCCAACAGTCCTGCCGCTCGAGCGGGATTGCGCGCGGGGACGCGTTCCTCATCCATCCCCGGTTTGCCTGCCGGTGGTGATTTAATCATCGCCGTGGATGGACGCCCGGTGCGTGTGTTTGGCGATTTGCTCAGTTATCTGATGATCTACAAACGCCCCGGCGACACCATCGTTCTCACCATTCTGCGCGATAACAAAGAAATGGAGGTGACCGTCACGCTGGACAAACGACCTTAA
- a CDS encoding SagB/ThcOx family dehydrogenase, protein MRQFFEEFLKKTAYESLSRSPQEQGIPQPPLELPYSEEAILIPLPAPDTWSIPPADLRKTIEQRRSRRHYEPVPLTLEQLAYLLWLTQGVQKKSNRGVTLRTVPSAGARHAFETFLLINRVKELEPGLYRYIATQHALLRLDAPEDIRERMATACWNQEQVRQSAVTFFWVAVTERMAWRYVERSMRYLHLDAGHVCQNLYLAAESIGFGVCAIAAFHDQKINALLHLDGVDEFVIYIGSVGKPAISR, encoded by the coding sequence ATGCGCCAGTTCTTCGAAGAATTTCTCAAAAAAACCGCTTATGAATCCCTTTCCCGTTCTCCACAGGAACAGGGCATCCCCCAACCACCTCTGGAATTGCCCTACTCCGAGGAAGCCATCCTCATTCCTTTACCTGCGCCGGACACCTGGAGCATTCCCCCGGCAGATTTGCGCAAAACCATCGAACAACGCCGCAGTCGGCGGCATTATGAACCGGTGCCACTGACCCTGGAACAACTGGCTTACCTGCTCTGGCTCACTCAGGGAGTGCAGAAAAAGTCCAACCGTGGGGTTACATTGCGCACCGTGCCTTCTGCAGGTGCGCGCCATGCCTTTGAAACCTTCCTGCTGATTAACCGGGTAAAAGAGCTGGAACCCGGACTGTACCGCTACATCGCCACACAGCACGCCCTTCTGCGCCTGGATGCGCCGGAAGATATCCGCGAGCGCATGGCCACTGCCTGCTGGAATCAGGAACAGGTGCGCCAGAGCGCGGTGACCTTCTTTTGGGTGGCTGTCACCGAACGCATGGCGTGGCGCTATGTGGAACGTTCCATGCGCTACCTGCATCTGGATGCCGGGCATGTCTGTCAGAACCTGTATCTGGCGGCAGAGTCCATCGGCTTTGGAGTCTGCGCCATTGCCGCCTTCCACGATCAAAAGATCAACGCCCTGTTGCATCTAGATGGGGTGGATGAGTTTGTCATTTATATTGGAAGCGTGGGAAAACCCGCCATCAGCCGGTAA
- a CDS encoding GNAT family N-acetyltransferase, with the protein MLTSSLQETLILRPFQPQDQDAAKGLILDGLVEHWGFLDPTLNPDLNDIAHAYANGCFLTAWHGKTLIGTGAFLPVDEQTIQIVRMSVRKSHRRLGVGKHILEALLLEATRREYRRAILETTATWTEVIDFYLRCGFIITHHAEGDVYFERWL; encoded by the coding sequence ATGCTAACGTCTTCCCTTCAAGAAACCCTCATCCTGCGCCCGTTCCAGCCACAGGATCAGGACGCCGCCAAAGGTTTGATTCTGGACGGGTTAGTAGAACACTGGGGCTTTCTCGACCCCACTCTCAATCCGGATTTGAACGATATCGCTCACGCCTACGCGAATGGATGCTTTCTGACCGCTTGGCATGGGAAAACGCTCATCGGCACGGGGGCTTTCCTGCCGGTGGATGAGCAAACGATTCAAATCGTGCGCATGTCAGTACGCAAAAGCCACCGCCGGCTGGGGGTGGGAAAACACATTCTGGAAGCCCTTTTGCTAGAAGCAACACGCCGGGAGTACCGGCGTGCTATTCTTGAAACCACCGCCACATGGACGGAAGTAATTGATTTTTACCTGCGCTGTGGTTTTATCATTACCCACCATGCCGAAGGCGACGTGTACTTTGAGCGCTGGCTTTAG
- the murJ gene encoding murein biosynthesis integral membrane protein MurJ, which yields MSEIQRSPLHQIARAAGTVMSAYILVQIAGLVRGILIYRAFGTSSELDSFNAANRVAELLFNLMAGGALGSAFIPTFTGLLAKENRQRAWQLASAIATLLFLVLSAICLGVFLFAPQVVRHGLFILSPERSIGQESLTIALLRLLLPTVVIFGLSGLVMGILNAHQRFWLPALAPAMYSLGQIGGVLFLPTSMGIYRLAVGALIGSLLHLLIQFPDLLKLGGRFTPMLGVDMPEVREVGKLMAPRVLGAAVVQINFIVNTILALSLAEGSVSAVTLAFTWMLMPQAIIAQSVAIAALPTFSTQAALGKWDELRSALAGALRGVLFLSLPAAVGLILIRTPLIRLLYESGSFTAQSTKMVTWALLWYAVGLPAHCLLEVIVRAFYALHDTRTPVGVGVVAMGLNIALSFFFTALFAHMGWMPHGGLALANSLATLLEMLTLLVLLRKRLHGLEGQRVLGALTSASVGALALSGGIVLFLNTIPLPDILQVGGSAFLGLGIYGIVLVFLKVPETQVLRQFIQRKIGFS from the coding sequence ATGAGTGAGATACAACGTTCTCCCCTGCATCAAATTGCCCGCGCCGCCGGTACGGTGATGAGCGCGTATATCCTGGTGCAAATTGCCGGTCTGGTCCGGGGTATTCTGATTTACCGCGCATTTGGCACTTCCAGCGAATTGGATTCGTTCAATGCCGCCAACCGCGTCGCCGAGTTGCTCTTCAACCTGATGGCAGGCGGGGCGCTGGGGTCTGCCTTCATTCCCACCTTTACCGGTTTGCTGGCAAAGGAAAACCGCCAGCGGGCATGGCAATTGGCTTCCGCCATTGCCACCCTGCTGTTTCTGGTACTGAGCGCAATTTGCCTGGGGGTTTTTCTCTTCGCGCCGCAAGTCGTGCGGCATGGGTTGTTCATCCTCTCCCCGGAGCGCTCTATCGGGCAGGAAAGCCTGACCATTGCGCTTCTGCGGCTTCTTCTGCCTACGGTGGTGATTTTCGGGTTGAGCGGGCTGGTTATGGGCATATTGAACGCCCATCAGCGATTCTGGCTTCCGGCGCTGGCGCCTGCCATGTATTCGCTGGGGCAAATTGGCGGTGTCCTGTTTCTGCCCACCTCGATGGGCATTTACCGTCTCGCCGTCGGAGCGCTGATTGGCTCCCTGCTCCATCTGCTTATTCAGTTTCCCGACCTGCTCAAACTGGGCGGACGTTTTACCCCCATGCTGGGTGTGGACATGCCCGAAGTGCGCGAGGTAGGCAAATTGATGGCACCGCGGGTGCTGGGCGCGGCAGTGGTGCAGATTAATTTCATCGTCAACACCATTCTGGCGCTCAGCCTTGCCGAGGGCAGTGTCTCAGCAGTGACGCTGGCATTCACCTGGATGCTGATGCCGCAAGCCATCATCGCCCAATCGGTTGCCATTGCCGCCCTGCCTACGTTCTCCACGCAGGCGGCGCTGGGAAAATGGGACGAACTCCGCTCGGCGCTGGCGGGGGCATTGCGCGGGGTGCTTTTCCTTTCACTGCCCGCCGCGGTGGGATTGATTCTCATCCGCACTCCGTTAATTCGGTTGCTCTATGAAAGCGGCAGTTTTACCGCGCAATCCACCAAGATGGTCACCTGGGCACTGCTCTGGTACGCAGTAGGGCTGCCTGCTCACTGTCTGCTGGAAGTTATCGTGCGGGCTTTTTATGCCCTGCACGACACGCGCACGCCGGTAGGGGTGGGAGTAGTCGCCATGGGACTGAATATCGCCCTCAGTTTCTTCTTTACAGCACTGTTTGCGCACATGGGCTGGATGCCGCATGGCGGATTGGCACTGGCAAACTCGCTGGCGACCCTGCTGGAAATGCTCACCTTGCTGGTTCTGCTCAGAAAGCGCTTGCACGGGTTGGAAGGTCAGCGCGTGCTGGGAGCGCTGACATCGGCGAGCGTGGGTGCGCTGGCGCTTTCGGGCGGAATTGTGCTCTTCCTGAATACCATCCCACTGCCAGATATTCTTCAGGTAGGTGGAAGCGCTTTTCTCGGGCTTGGCATTTATGGAATCGTATTAGTTTTTTTAAAAGTACCCGAGACGCAAGTCTTGAGGCAATTTATCCAAAGAAAGATAGGATTTTCTTAG